One genomic segment of Kiritimatiella glycovorans includes these proteins:
- a CDS encoding uroporphyrinogen decarboxylase family protein codes for MTSRERMLRALANEKPDRLPCQVHGWMDYYLETYLGGCDWFEAYARFDMDYAIYVSPEYTYDERDLANWRIERTRPVRDDDGNETWRETIVTPGGSLHQAFGRNAFTQWNTEHLLKCERDEELWKKYYPVPVGADLAPVREAHDRVGDRGIVRSHPYYPGQGSPWQALCILTGTEEAIFLAMDEPERTHDLLESIYRKAARAHALWEGTPADMVETDGGAGSSTVISPDLFRTFCLPYNQRQNALFRALGVKTVCHLCGGIMPMLDLVVESGADGLETMTPPNMGGDCDLAEASRRVGGKLFFIGGFDQNAGFEKGTPEKVRELVFACFEATRDHGGHILAPSDHFFFGDPANLQAFADACRECVY; via the coding sequence ATGACATCACGCGAGCGGATGCTGCGGGCTCTCGCCAACGAGAAGCCGGATCGTCTTCCGTGCCAGGTGCACGGCTGGATGGATTACTATCTGGAGACCTATCTGGGCGGCTGCGACTGGTTCGAAGCCTATGCGCGCTTCGATATGGATTACGCGATCTACGTCAGCCCTGAATACACCTACGATGAACGGGATCTGGCCAACTGGCGGATCGAACGGACCCGCCCCGTCAGGGACGACGACGGGAATGAGACCTGGCGGGAGACGATCGTCACGCCCGGGGGGTCACTCCATCAGGCCTTCGGGCGCAACGCCTTTACTCAGTGGAATACCGAACACCTGCTGAAGTGTGAGCGCGATGAAGAGCTTTGGAAGAAATATTACCCGGTCCCGGTGGGGGCCGATCTTGCGCCCGTGCGCGAAGCGCATGACCGGGTGGGCGACCGCGGCATCGTCCGTTCGCACCCGTATTATCCGGGACAGGGCAGCCCCTGGCAGGCGCTGTGTATTCTCACCGGTACGGAGGAAGCGATCTTCCTGGCCATGGACGAGCCCGAGCGGACCCATGACCTGCTCGAGTCCATCTACCGGAAGGCGGCCCGCGCCCATGCGCTCTGGGAGGGGACCCCGGCCGACATGGTCGAAACCGATGGCGGGGCCGGTTCGAGCACGGTCATCAGCCCCGATCTGTTCCGGACGTTCTGCCTGCCCTATAACCAGCGGCAGAATGCGTTGTTCCGAGCCCTGGGGGTGAAGACCGTGTGCCATCTCTGCGGCGGGATCATGCCCATGCTCGACCTCGTCGTTGAATCGGGGGCCGACGGGCTGGAGACCATGACCCCGCCGAATATGGGCGGCGATTGCGATCTCGCCGAGGCTTCGCGTCGCGTGGGCGGTAAGCTGTTCTTTATCGGGGGGTTCGACCAGAATGCCGGGTTCGAGAAGGGCACGCCGGAGAAGGTCCGTGAGTTGGTGTTTGCATGTTTTGAGGCCACGCGTGATCACGGAGGACATATCCTCGCCCCGTCCGATCATTTCTTCTTCGGCGATCCGGCCAATCTGCAGGCCTTCGCAGACGCCTGCAGGGAGTGTGTTTACTGA
- the istB gene encoding IS21-like element helper ATPase IstB translates to MTTPASLAMTLRALRLPDVLNEYERLAAEATQEQWTYERYLAAVMESELHARGERRTQRLLKRSGLPDGKSLDTLNLKLLPTKVQRQIPALVDGGFVERAENVLAFGLPGRGKTHLLTAIGRELVLRHGTTVLFTTAFHLVQKLLTAKRDLAIEALLKKLDRFEVVILDDIGYVQQSREEMEVLFTFLSERYERRSLMISSNLVFSEWDKIFKDPMTTAAAIDRVVHHSTILELNGESYRARKAGERNRKR, encoded by the coding sequence ATGACCACGCCCGCCTCTCTGGCCATGACATTGCGTGCCCTCCGGTTGCCGGACGTGTTGAACGAATACGAGCGACTGGCTGCGGAGGCCACGCAGGAACAGTGGACGTACGAGCGCTACCTGGCCGCGGTGATGGAGAGCGAACTGCATGCGCGGGGCGAACGGCGCACGCAGCGGCTGCTGAAACGCTCCGGCCTGCCCGACGGCAAGTCGCTGGACACGCTGAACCTGAAGCTGCTTCCGACCAAGGTGCAGCGTCAGATCCCGGCGCTGGTGGACGGCGGTTTCGTCGAACGGGCCGAGAACGTCCTGGCGTTCGGCTTACCCGGCCGCGGCAAGACGCATCTGCTGACCGCGATCGGGCGCGAACTGGTGCTGCGACACGGCACGACGGTGTTGTTTACCACGGCGTTCCACCTGGTGCAGAAGCTACTCACCGCCAAGCGCGACTTGGCGATCGAAGCGCTGCTGAAGAAGCTCGACCGCTTCGAGGTGGTCATCCTCGATGACATCGGTTACGTGCAGCAGAGCCGTGAGGAAATGGAGGTGTTGTTCACCTTCCTGTCCGAGAGATACGAGCGGCGCAGCCTGATGATCTCATCCAACTTGGTCTTCAGTGAGTGGGACAAGATCTTCAAGGACCCGATGACTACTGCGGCGGCCATTGATCGGGTGGTGCATCATTCCACTATCCTGGAACTCAACGGCGAAAGTTACCGCGCCCGGAAGGCGGGCGAACGGAATCGAAAACGATGA
- the istA gene encoding IS21 family transposase produces the protein MVTPDRKVRKLMEEYERTGNVSKAALRADLDRKTAQKYLRCGKLPSEMPVERRWRTREDPFAEDWEECRLMFEGCPELEAKTVFEWLCRERAGKYQEGQLRTFQRRVREWRALSGPEQEVYFAQEHRPGVRMSTDFTHMDRLGITIAGEPFDHQLCHNVLTYSNWEWASICHSESLVALRTGIQNALTRLGRVPAEHWMDHSSAATHRPAEASGEPRAYNRAYLELMDHFEMVPRLIQVDSPHENGDVESLNGALKRRIEQHLLLRGSRDFASRAAYEQFLHGVLQRVNETRRVRLAEEFKHMRALDVDRLPEYTEYRCVVRSWGTINVKRRIYSVPSRLIGYTVTVHRYAEHIEVFYGGVRQLTAPWLRDEHAHHINYRHVIGSLVRKPGAFRNYRFRADLFPSSAFQWAYETLCAAVNDRTAEREYLQILKHAATTMECEVEAALCGLRDRGEIPRLDVVLSACPRPMPTLSEHAPLPVDLAAYDELLAPEEVCA, from the coding sequence ATGGTCACCCCGGACCGGAAAGTGAGGAAGCTGATGGAAGAATACGAAAGGACAGGGAACGTGTCCAAGGCTGCGTTGCGGGCCGATCTGGACCGTAAGACGGCGCAGAAGTACCTGAGGTGCGGGAAACTGCCCTCAGAGATGCCGGTTGAGCGCAGGTGGCGTACCCGGGAGGACCCGTTCGCGGAGGACTGGGAAGAGTGCCGACTGATGTTCGAGGGCTGCCCGGAGCTGGAGGCCAAGACGGTGTTCGAGTGGCTGTGCCGGGAGCGGGCGGGTAAGTATCAGGAGGGTCAACTGCGGACGTTTCAGCGGCGGGTACGTGAATGGCGAGCGCTTTCGGGGCCCGAGCAGGAGGTGTACTTCGCGCAGGAGCACCGGCCGGGCGTGCGGATGTCCACAGACTTCACGCACATGGACCGGCTGGGGATCACGATCGCCGGGGAACCGTTCGACCACCAGTTGTGTCACAACGTGCTGACCTACTCGAACTGGGAATGGGCCAGCATCTGCCATAGCGAAAGCCTGGTGGCGCTGCGTACGGGGATTCAGAACGCGCTGACGCGGCTGGGCCGTGTGCCGGCGGAGCACTGGATGGATCATTCGAGCGCAGCGACCCACCGGCCGGCGGAGGCCAGCGGAGAACCGCGGGCGTACAACCGCGCCTACCTGGAGCTGATGGATCACTTCGAGATGGTTCCCCGTCTGATCCAAGTGGACAGTCCCCATGAGAACGGGGATGTGGAGTCGCTGAACGGCGCCCTGAAGCGTCGGATCGAGCAACACCTGTTGTTGCGCGGGTCGCGGGACTTCGCCAGCCGGGCGGCGTATGAGCAGTTCCTTCATGGCGTGCTTCAGCGGGTGAACGAGACGCGGCGCGTCCGCCTGGCCGAAGAGTTCAAACACATGCGGGCGCTCGACGTGGACCGGCTGCCGGAATACACGGAGTATCGGTGCGTTGTACGCAGTTGGGGCACTATCAACGTGAAGCGCCGGATCTACTCGGTACCCAGCCGGCTGATCGGGTACACGGTGACGGTGCATCGCTACGCGGAACACATCGAGGTGTTCTACGGGGGCGTGCGCCAGCTCACTGCGCCATGGCTGCGGGATGAACACGCGCACCACATCAACTATCGCCATGTGATCGGTTCATTGGTGCGCAAGCCCGGGGCGTTCCGGAACTACCGGTTCCGTGCTGACCTGTTTCCGTCCTCCGCGTTCCAGTGGGCGTACGAGACACTGTGCGCGGCGGTCAACGATCGGACTGCGGAACGGGAATACCTGCAGATCCTCAAGCACGCGGCCACCACGATGGAATGTGAGGTGGAAGCGGCACTGTGCGGCTTGCGCGACCGCGGGGAGATCCCGCGCCTGGACGTGGTGCTTTCGGCGTGTCCGCGTCCGATGCCGACGTTGTCGGAGCATGCGCCGTTGCCGGTGGATCTGGCCGCCTATGACGAACTGCTGGCGCCGGAGGAGGTGTGCGCATGA
- a CDS encoding family 78 glycoside hydrolase catalytic domain, with translation MVCIAGASGELTDLTCEYLTHPLAIETDRPRLSWKIRDDRRGAAQTAYEIIAASTREKLDRGEGDLWSTGKVESDRSLLVVYTGDPAPEGGRIWWKARYWDQEGEVSAWSDPAWWETGLPYPDAWEAEWIAVNPMLPVVDEVTDTWFNYGFVGQEIAAARGDPKYIKGSAEPADPKLWLDHLSKPAPQFRRTFRLESPPREARAYICGLGYYELFINGRRVGDRVLDPAYQNYEKQAFYVAYDVTPFLREGNNTIGVRLGDGQYNQVGMSWFYFGRGFLTHGDPCMIFQLEGKLENGRSIKVVSDRRWRATQSGALLRNQFYIGEVRDARRRNEGWTTAEYDDRRWTYAREIPEPVPHLVPMLAPPEREIRTIEPVDILEPVPGIYVVDFGEAFCGKTRLKVRAPQGTKIVQRPAHHIRNHPQFFAGENTLNPDGTFDSARYFLGGTGGLPYEDPELHGNVALTNMIMLTPVSRYGKSWYFKNVSVYTASDADVDVFENEFLYSGFRYVELIGLPEKPALEDIEGVVVHTDAPQTGRVRTDHQRLNTLYDMFARTLDYTVHGTLQDNCDAEKSAWKFDLNVGDFYSYYRNSPQFWAKYLRDIQLNTVRGIPANISPTVFKSYSIGHPLHHYFDYGSHTVTAAFRQYLFNRDRRMLERHFPYIKEWIDVCYPYVMRDEDISPRALGDWLDAWKGPGGRPGSKGYGSMNTSRDFIARAFFYRAMDLAERCARVLGETTYADDLAERRRPLKALINRRHFQTRENPEAVPMVRGPGETIIPRDPAERNSYGSQAADLLAVRYGIVPEGREPEVMENVVRDIQEEWDGHLSVGWHGIPVICTELSRWGYGEVAMQLFNNDTYPSWGYFLKHGFTTTPEGWSAGAPDTLPTTRVIQSEKNSAGVWFYDTLGGILPDFDSPGFKHFTLRPIPAPDVDEADVSFESLYGTIRSAWRRSAHSITLEASVPPNTTAELYLPVSSRKVRIDEGGTPLVAGGVPEREIGGMTFRGFIETPAGLYAHFHAAAGSYVLTAERSPKRS, from the coding sequence GTGGTGTGTATAGCGGGGGCTTCCGGTGAGCTGACGGATCTGACCTGCGAATATCTCACCCATCCGCTGGCGATCGAGACGGACCGCCCCCGTCTTTCGTGGAAGATCCGGGATGACCGCCGCGGCGCGGCCCAGACGGCGTATGAGATTATCGCGGCGAGCACGCGCGAGAAACTCGACCGTGGCGAAGGCGACCTGTGGTCGACAGGAAAAGTCGAATCCGATCGTTCCCTGCTCGTCGTGTATACCGGCGACCCCGCTCCGGAAGGCGGGCGTATCTGGTGGAAGGCGCGCTACTGGGATCAGGAGGGCGAGGTCTCCGCATGGAGCGATCCCGCCTGGTGGGAGACGGGCCTTCCCTATCCTGACGCGTGGGAGGCGGAGTGGATCGCGGTCAATCCGATGCTGCCCGTAGTCGACGAGGTCACCGACACCTGGTTCAACTACGGTTTCGTAGGACAGGAGATTGCCGCGGCGCGGGGCGACCCGAAGTATATCAAGGGGAGCGCGGAACCGGCCGATCCCAAGTTATGGCTGGATCATCTCTCGAAACCCGCCCCGCAGTTCAGGCGCACCTTCCGGCTCGAGTCGCCTCCCCGTGAAGCGCGGGCCTATATCTGCGGGCTTGGCTACTACGAGCTGTTCATCAACGGCCGGCGGGTCGGCGACCGCGTGCTCGATCCGGCTTATCAGAATTATGAAAAACAGGCCTTCTACGTAGCCTACGATGTCACCCCTTTCCTCCGCGAAGGGAACAATACGATCGGCGTGCGGCTGGGCGACGGGCAGTACAACCAGGTCGGCATGAGCTGGTTTTACTTCGGGCGGGGTTTCCTGACGCACGGGGACCCCTGCATGATTTTTCAACTCGAGGGTAAACTGGAGAACGGGCGGTCGATCAAGGTCGTGTCCGACCGGCGCTGGCGTGCGACCCAGAGTGGGGCGCTGCTACGCAACCAGTTCTATATCGGGGAAGTGCGCGATGCGCGTCGCAGAAACGAAGGCTGGACCACCGCGGAGTACGATGACCGGCGCTGGACATACGCCAGGGAGATTCCGGAGCCTGTGCCGCACCTGGTGCCGATGCTCGCGCCGCCCGAACGCGAGATCCGCACTATCGAGCCGGTCGATATTCTGGAGCCGGTTCCCGGCATCTATGTGGTCGACTTCGGCGAGGCGTTCTGCGGGAAGACCCGGCTCAAGGTCCGCGCGCCCCAGGGCACGAAGATTGTGCAGCGCCCGGCGCATCACATCCGTAATCATCCTCAGTTTTTCGCGGGGGAGAACACGCTGAACCCGGACGGAACGTTCGACAGTGCCCGCTACTTCCTCGGAGGCACGGGGGGGCTGCCTTACGAAGACCCGGAACTGCACGGCAACGTCGCCCTCACCAACATGATCATGCTGACCCCCGTCAGCCGCTACGGGAAGTCATGGTATTTCAAAAACGTCAGCGTCTACACCGCGAGCGATGCAGACGTGGACGTGTTCGAGAATGAATTCCTCTACAGCGGATTCCGGTATGTCGAGCTGATCGGGCTGCCGGAGAAACCGGCACTGGAGGATATCGAGGGTGTGGTCGTGCACACCGATGCGCCGCAGACGGGCAGGGTGCGCACCGACCATCAGCGGCTCAACACGCTCTACGACATGTTTGCGCGGACGCTCGATTATACCGTGCACGGCACGCTGCAGGACAACTGCGACGCCGAGAAGAGCGCGTGGAAGTTCGATCTGAACGTGGGCGATTTCTACAGCTATTACCGCAACAGTCCGCAGTTCTGGGCGAAGTACCTCCGCGATATTCAGCTCAATACGGTGCGCGGTATCCCGGCCAACATATCGCCGACCGTTTTCAAGAGCTACAGCATCGGCCATCCGCTGCACCATTATTTCGATTACGGATCGCATACCGTGACCGCCGCCTTCCGCCAGTATCTGTTCAACCGCGACCGTCGCATGCTGGAAAGGCACTTCCCGTACATAAAGGAGTGGATCGACGTCTGCTATCCCTATGTCATGCGCGATGAAGACATCTCGCCGCGCGCGCTGGGCGACTGGCTGGATGCCTGGAAAGGACCCGGCGGCCGACCGGGCAGCAAGGGCTACGGATCGATGAACACCTCGCGCGATTTTATCGCGCGGGCCTTCTTTTACCGCGCGATGGATCTCGCGGAGCGCTGCGCGCGCGTCCTCGGAGAGACGACGTACGCGGACGACCTCGCGGAGCGCAGACGGCCGCTGAAGGCGCTCATCAACCGGCGCCACTTCCAGACCCGCGAAAACCCGGAGGCTGTGCCTATGGTTCGAGGACCCGGAGAGACGATCATTCCGCGTGATCCTGCGGAGCGCAATTCCTATGGCAGCCAGGCCGCCGACCTGCTGGCCGTGCGTTACGGTATCGTGCCCGAGGGACGCGAGCCGGAGGTCATGGAAAACGTCGTGCGCGATATTCAGGAGGAGTGGGATGGACACCTCTCCGTGGGCTGGCACGGAATTCCGGTCATCTGCACTGAGCTTTCCCGGTGGGGGTACGGAGAGGTCGCCATGCAGTTGTTCAACAACGACACCTATCCGAGCTGGGGCTATTTTCTGAAGCACGGATTCACCACGACCCCGGAAGGGTGGTCGGCGGGCGCGCCGGATACCCTGCCGACTACGCGCGTGATTCAGAGCGAGAAAAATTCCGCGGGAGTGTGGTTCTACGACACCCTCGGCGGAATCCTTCCGGACTTCGATTCGCCCGGCTTCAAACACTTCACGCTTCGCCCGATTCCCGCCCCAGACGTCGATGAGGCCGACGTCTCATTCGAATCGCTGTATGGGACCATCCGCAGCGCCTGGCGGCGTTCCGCCCACTCGATAACGCTGGAAGCGTCGGTTCCGCCGAACACGACGGCCGAGCTCTATCTGCCCGTATCCTCGCGCAAGGTCCGGATCGACGAAGGCGGTACACCCCTTGTGGCCGGGGGCGTCCCGGAACGCGAGATCGGCGGCATGACCTTCCGCGGGTTCATCGAGACCCCGGCGGGACTCTACGCGCACTTTCATGCTGCGGCGGGTTCGTATGTGTTGACCGCGGAGAGATCGCCGAAACGTTCGTAG
- a CDS encoding NADH-dependent [FeFe] hydrogenase, group A6, with protein MDKYKLEINGIPVEVDPGTTILDAAHQVQVKIPTLCYHPDLPAWAACGICVVKVEGSPKMLRACATPAGPGMKIITHDPEIVKVRRNVLELILSTHPNDCLQCPRNGHCELQRLAAEFGIRDVKFEHRVNEIKPDESTPAIVLNPEKCVLCGRCANVCQYQQNVWALEFLGRGDQTRIAPAADVTLNESPCIKCGQCSAHCPVGAIYEQDETSKVWEALEDPEIYPVVQIAPAVRVAIGEAFGYEPGTLLTRKTYAALRRLGFEAVFDTNFGADLTIMEEATEFAHRLNDGGEMPLITSCCPAWTDYMEKFAPDFIDNFSSAKSPHEMLGVMAKTYYAQKMGIDPSKIFMVSIMPCTAKKYEITRSDEMFASGHQDIDVSLTTRELSRLIKASGIDFVNLPDEDCDSILGDYSGAGTIFGATGGVMEAAVRTAHHLITGKNLPDVNYEPVRGLEGVKEATLEVAGQEIRIAVAHWMCNIDTVLNRVREARERGAPSPYQFIEVMACRGGCVGGGGQPYGATDEIRAKRARGLYRDDESREHRCSHENPFIQTLYKDFLGEPCSEKSHELLHTEYRPRKPYKK; from the coding sequence ATGGACAAGTACAAACTGGAAATCAACGGAATCCCTGTAGAGGTGGACCCCGGGACCACGATTCTCGACGCGGCACACCAGGTGCAGGTAAAGATACCGACGCTCTGCTATCACCCGGACCTCCCGGCCTGGGCGGCCTGCGGCATCTGCGTGGTCAAGGTCGAAGGCTCGCCGAAAATGCTTCGCGCCTGTGCGACGCCGGCGGGCCCGGGCATGAAGATCATCACCCACGATCCGGAGATCGTGAAGGTGCGGCGCAACGTGCTCGAGCTTATCCTCTCGACGCACCCCAACGACTGCCTGCAGTGCCCCCGCAACGGCCACTGCGAGCTGCAGCGCCTGGCGGCGGAGTTCGGGATCCGCGACGTGAAGTTCGAGCACCGTGTGAACGAGATCAAACCCGACGAGTCCACGCCGGCGATCGTGCTCAACCCGGAGAAGTGCGTCCTCTGCGGTCGCTGCGCGAATGTCTGCCAGTACCAGCAGAACGTATGGGCGCTGGAGTTCCTGGGGCGCGGGGATCAGACGCGCATCGCGCCCGCCGCGGACGTAACGCTGAACGAGAGTCCCTGCATCAAGTGCGGCCAGTGCAGCGCGCACTGCCCGGTGGGGGCGATCTACGAGCAGGACGAGACCTCGAAAGTATGGGAGGCGCTCGAAGATCCCGAGATCTATCCGGTGGTTCAGATCGCGCCGGCCGTGCGCGTGGCGATCGGCGAGGCCTTCGGCTACGAACCGGGCACGCTGCTGACGCGCAAGACCTATGCCGCCCTGCGGCGGCTGGGATTCGAGGCGGTGTTCGACACCAATTTCGGCGCTGACCTCACGATCATGGAGGAGGCCACGGAATTCGCCCACCGGCTGAACGACGGCGGCGAGATGCCGCTGATCACAAGCTGCTGCCCGGCCTGGACGGATTATATGGAGAAGTTCGCGCCGGACTTTATCGACAATTTCTCGTCGGCCAAATCGCCGCACGAGATGCTGGGCGTGATGGCGAAAACCTATTACGCCCAGAAAATGGGCATCGATCCCTCGAAAATCTTCATGGTCTCGATCATGCCCTGCACCGCGAAGAAATATGAAATCACGCGCTCCGACGAGATGTTCGCGAGCGGACACCAGGATATCGACGTCTCGCTTACTACCCGCGAGCTTTCAAGGCTGATCAAGGCGTCCGGGATCGATTTCGTCAATTTGCCCGACGAGGACTGCGACAGCATTCTCGGCGACTATTCGGGGGCGGGCACGATTTTCGGCGCGACCGGCGGCGTGATGGAGGCGGCGGTACGCACGGCTCACCATCTGATCACCGGAAAGAATCTTCCCGACGTGAATTACGAACCCGTGCGCGGGCTGGAGGGCGTCAAGGAGGCCACCCTGGAGGTCGCCGGACAGGAGATCCGCATCGCCGTAGCCCACTGGATGTGCAATATCGACACCGTCCTCAACCGCGTTCGCGAAGCCCGCGAGCGGGGGGCACCTTCCCCGTACCAGTTCATCGAGGTCATGGCGTGCAGGGGCGGATGCGTGGGCGGCGGGGGGCAGCCCTACGGTGCGACCGACGAGATCCGCGCCAAGCGGGCCCGCGGGCTCTACCGGGACGACGAGAGCCGGGAGCATCGGTGCTCGCACGAGAACCCCTTCATCCAGACGCTCTACAAAGATTTCCTGGGGGAACCGTGCAGCGAGAAGTCGCATGAGCTGCTGCACACGGAATACCGTCCGCGCAAACCGTATAAAAAGTAG
- a CDS encoding NADH-quinone oxidoreductase subunit NuoF — protein MAYKQYILVCSGTACESNKGNALYQELNRALHSEGLQEDVQLVKTGCFGFCEKGPIIKILPDETFYVQVDPDDAKEIASEHLVKGRPVERLIYRGEDQSAERAEDLPFYRKQLRLVLRNCGVIDPDSIDEYIAREGYAALEKALFELGADRTIDELMKSGLRGRGGAGFLTAKKWLFTRKAESEEKYVVCNADEGDPGAYMDRSTLEGDPHSVLEAMTIAGYTVGAQRGYIYIRAEYPLAIERLQNAIEQARGYGLLGEDILGSGFGFDIEIRLGAGAFVCGEETALLASIEGRRGMPVPRPPFPAVKGLWGKPTVINNVETFANVPLILLRGGDWFSKIGTETSKGTKVFALTGKINNSGLIEVPMGTTLREIIYDIGGGIKDGRAFKAVQTGGPSGGVIPADHLDTPIDYENLQKLGSIMGSGGMIVMDEDDCMVSVAKFYLEFTVEESCGKCAPCRVGGRTLFNILDRITRGEGEMADLKKIRDLSQAMRRASLCGLGQTASNPVASILRHFEDELTAHIKKKKCPSGKCKDLVQYYILPDKCIGCTLCARHCPVNCISGERQKPHVIDINRCIKCGECYKVCKFGAVMRG, from the coding sequence ATGGCTTACAAACAGTACATTCTCGTCTGCAGCGGCACGGCGTGCGAATCGAACAAGGGGAACGCGCTGTACCAGGAACTGAACCGGGCGCTGCACAGCGAGGGTCTGCAGGAGGACGTTCAGCTCGTAAAGACCGGCTGTTTCGGGTTCTGCGAGAAGGGCCCCATCATCAAAATCCTTCCCGACGAGACGTTTTATGTGCAGGTCGACCCCGACGACGCGAAGGAGATTGCCTCCGAGCACCTCGTCAAGGGACGGCCGGTGGAACGGCTGATCTACCGCGGCGAGGACCAAAGCGCGGAGCGCGCCGAGGATCTGCCGTTTTACCGCAAACAGCTCCGGCTGGTGCTGCGCAACTGCGGGGTGATCGATCCGGATTCGATCGACGAATACATCGCCCGCGAGGGTTATGCGGCCCTGGAGAAGGCGCTGTTCGAGCTGGGGGCCGACAGGACCATTGATGAGCTGATGAAATCCGGGCTGCGCGGCCGCGGCGGCGCCGGATTCCTCACCGCCAAGAAATGGCTTTTCACCCGGAAGGCGGAAAGCGAAGAGAAGTACGTGGTCTGCAACGCGGACGAGGGCGATCCGGGGGCCTATATGGACCGCTCCACGCTGGAAGGCGACCCCCACTCCGTGCTGGAGGCGATGACGATCGCCGGGTACACGGTCGGCGCGCAGCGGGGCTACATCTACATCCGCGCCGAATATCCGCTGGCGATCGAGCGGCTCCAGAACGCGATCGAGCAGGCGCGCGGATACGGGCTGCTCGGCGAGGATATCCTCGGCAGCGGGTTCGGCTTCGACATCGAGATCCGGCTCGGGGCCGGGGCGTTTGTATGCGGAGAAGAGACGGCCCTGCTGGCCTCCATCGAGGGCCGGCGCGGCATGCCCGTCCCGCGGCCGCCCTTCCCCGCCGTCAAGGGGCTCTGGGGCAAACCGACCGTCATCAACAATGTCGAGACCTTCGCCAACGTGCCGCTGATCCTGCTGCGGGGCGGCGACTGGTTCTCGAAGATCGGCACCGAGACGTCCAAGGGAACGAAAGTCTTCGCCCTGACCGGCAAGATCAACAACTCCGGACTTATTGAGGTGCCGATGGGCACCACGCTGCGCGAGATCATCTACGACATCGGCGGCGGCATAAAAGACGGCCGCGCCTTCAAGGCGGTCCAGACCGGCGGCCCGTCCGGCGGCGTCATCCCCGCCGACCACCTCGACACACCGATCGATTACGAGAACCTCCAGAAGCTGGGCTCGATCATGGGATCGGGCGGCATGATCGTGATGGACGAGGACGACTGCATGGTCAGCGTCGCCAAGTTCTATCTCGAATTCACGGTGGAGGAATCGTGCGGGAAGTGCGCCCCGTGCCGCGTCGGCGGCCGGACCCTGTTCAACATCCTCGACCGCATTACGCGCGGTGAGGGGGAGATGGCGGACCTCAAGAAGATCCGGGATCTCTCGCAGGCGATGCGGCGGGCTTCGCTGTGCGGGCTGGGACAGACGGCGTCCAACCCCGTGGCCTCGATTCTGCGCCACTTCGAGGACGAGCTGACCGCGCACATCAAAAAGAAAAAATGTCCGTCCGGAAAATGCAAGGACCTGGTGCAGTACTACATCCTGCCTGACAAGTGCATCGGCTGCACGCTGTGCGCGCGTCACTGCCCGGTGAACTGCATTTCCGGCGAACGGCAGAAGCCCCACGTGATCGATATCAACCGCTGCATCAAGTGCGGCGAATGTTACAAGGTCTGCAAATTCGGCGCCGTCATGCGCGGCTGA
- a CDS encoding (2Fe-2S) ferredoxin domain-containing protein codes for MSRLTLDELRKLRDEKKREIKRRESEGKDIVVTVGMGTCGIAAGAKDTFSALLDQLEKSGIDDAVVKQTGCMGLCYSEPTVEVESPGMPTVVYGHVDGATARKIVKEHLIEGRLVDEHVYDKPAEDIVQPE; via the coding sequence ATGAGCCGATTGACGCTGGACGAACTGAGAAAACTCCGTGACGAGAAAAAGCGCGAGATTAAGCGCCGCGAGAGTGAAGGCAAAGACATCGTGGTCACCGTGGGAATGGGCACCTGCGGCATCGCGGCGGGGGCCAAGGACACCTTCAGCGCGCTGCTGGACCAGCTCGAGAAGAGCGGCATCGACGACGCCGTCGTCAAGCAGACGGGCTGCATGGGACTCTGCTATTCCGAGCCGACGGTGGAAGTGGAGTCGCCGGGAATGCCCACGGTCGTGTACGGGCACGTCGATGGAGCCACCGCGCGCAAGATCGTCAAAGAACACCTGATCGAGGGCCGGCTCGTTGACGAACACGTGTACGACAAACCGGCGGAAGACATCGTCCAACCGGAATAA